The following is a genomic window from Adhaeribacter radiodurans.
AAACTTAACAGTTTGGGATGCCTTACAATTTGCTACTCAAAATGGTGCTGAGGCTTTAAATTTAGGACGAAAAATTGGAACCCTAACGCCAGGTAAGCAAGCAGATATAATCATGATAGATGCTAGTGCCATTAACCTGGCTCCCGTTCATGACCCTGCTGCTGCCGTGGTGTTATATGCCAACCCCTCTAATGTGGACACTGTTTTTGTAGCAGGCAGAGCCGTGAAAAGGAATGGTCACTTACTGCATCATGACCTGAATGCGCTGCAACAAAAAGCAATGAGTTCCAGAAATTATCTGTTGGAAAAGGTAGAAGCACTGGAGAAAGCGTCTTTAGCTTAATTAAATAGTATGGGTGTTAACCATCATAGGAACTTAACTTTTTCTACTAATGAAATGGCAACTACCTAATCCGCGGGAATTTGGTTGGAATATGAAAACACTGGATAGTGCTCACACCAAATTTAATATTTTACCTTTTGGCAGCTTTGAACTTTGCATTCAGCACGATACTATCCGAAATGTTACCCCGGTTATGCTGGAATGGTGGTTTAAAAACATCAAAGGTATAATGGATTACCAAGGCAAAACATACTCTAAGTATTTGGTATGGCACCCCATTGATCATATTCAATGGGAGTTAGCTAGAACCAGCCCTGACGGCAGTGTAGGGGTAGGCGCACAATTTAGAATTGTAGAAGCATTTGGTGGCGACCTAAACCAGTTAGTAGATAGCGCGGAAGAAGTGGTGAAGTTAGATATCACTGGAATTAAACTTATTCGCAAAATTGGGGAAATAGAAGTTTTTAGCCTGGAACACCAATTTATTCCGGTTTCTAATGGTACTCGATATATTTCGCGGATGCAAGTAGGAGCGGATAGTTTTATAGGTAAATATTTCATTAACCCTTTATTGCACACCAAAATTTTCACGAAACAAATGGGTATTAGTTGGCTAAAACATAATATAGAGGAAGTTGGAAATTTTGAATTTTTCTTGCCGGAGTTATATGCCAGTCATCATTCCTTTTCTGAATTCGAGAAATTAATAGTCTAATTCTGTATCCAATAAGTGAGGATATAGCCTTATTAGACGAACTTTAGCATTTATTTAACTTCAGATAAAGTAAGTTCTTTTCAGTGCTATTTGAGTATAGTTCAAGTGGTGCAATATCCGGTTCTAGATTATATTAAAGAGCCACTTATCCCAATAAGCTCAGCAAGTATCAAATATAGGTTTAAGTCCTAAAAAAGGTTGAACTGAAACTGTCTCGAGAAACGACGGAATAAAGAGATGAACTCGGTTTTGACTCGTCCTGAAAAACATTGACCGTTTGTTGTTAATCCTTACTTAAGTTGACCATTATTGGTTCCTCTTGTTTGACGTTGCTGGTTAGTGTCGCTAAATACTTTTTGTTGTAGTAATTTCTCCATCTTCTTTTCAGTTGCATCGGTTGGTGATGAGCCTGATCGGGAGCCAACATGTCACAACTGGAGATGGGGTCGCTTGTAGTTGTAGAGAAATACCGCTTGCTCCAGCACCCGCTGCGCTTGAATGAAAGAATAGACTTTTGGTGGCCAAGGTATTCCTGCTTGAGAATCCCATTGATCCTTTCGGCTATCGGGTTCTCCAGCGGATCCCCGTTCTGAGTCATGCTAATTTGAATGTCGTAAGACTCCAGTACCTGGATGTACTCTCTGCTGCAATACTGAAGTCCTCGGTCGGAATGATGAATCAGCTGCATTCCCTCTCTTCTGTTCAGGTGCGGCAAGGCCATCACTAAAGCCTGCTTACAATGAACGGCTTCTAGGGTTTCGGCTACTCCCGTAGCCCATGATCCTTCTGGAATAACTATCTGTTACCAGACTGATGTAAAGACAACCATAGCCAGTAAACCAGTAAGTGATATCACTAACCCACACCTGGTTGGCTCGAGTAATCTCTATCTCCTTTACCAAGTTCGGGTACTTTCTAAATTGATGCCGGGAAAAAGTAGTCACTACATGGCGCCTTTTTCTTCGAACCAGCAACCTGTGCTCGGAGAGCAAGTCGAAAAAAGCATCTCTCCCGATCTTTATTCCCCTTTTGTTTATATCGGATTGAAGCAACTGATACAGTTTTCGGCCACCCATCCGAGGATGCTCCTTACGAATCTCTTTTACCATTTCTATTAGCTGCTCTTCTGGATTAACTCCGAGCGTCTGTCGGTGCCAATATTGATAGTAGCTTTGTCGAGTGAAGCCAAGCAATCGTTCCAGTTGCCGGATATGGACAGGAGGATAGTTCAGCTGCATGAATCGGACCGCTTGGTAACGGACTTTTTTTCGATAGCAATACCCAACTCCTGTTCGGCTACTTTAACCAGCGTGGAATAGTAAAGGGCTTTAAAGTTGGCGGCATCTAACTCCCTTTCTAAGGAATGCACTATGGTTTGCAGTTCCAGCAGCTGAGCGCTGGCCTGTTCCAAGGAGACAGGAGGTGTCTTCTTCTTGCGGGATGGTCGCTTAAGAGGGAATTCCGAGGATTCTTTTTGGGCTAAGGCTTCTTGCTCTACCTTATCCAACCAATGCTTCACGGTTTTACGGTTCACCTCAAACTTGATGGCCGCCTGCTCGATATTAAACAGGCCGCGGTGGATTTCCTCTACCATTTGACGCATGGTTAATTTCTGATTTTGCATACGTAGCTGAGAAAGTTGTTCCATAAGTTACTATTTTTATGGTCAACTTTTTTCAGGACAAGACATTTATTTTACATATTCTTACTTATTGGACTAGTTTCAGGATACTATAACTACCTCAAAATAAATTATACAATAGATGTTCAGAGGCTTCAAGAATATTATCTGATTTATAAATTTTACTCAAGGTAATTTTAACTTTCGTTAGTTGTTATAAATAAGGCTAAAAAGTGCATGCGAAAGTTTAGGGGCTCGACCAGGAAATAATAATAGCTGGAAATAAACTTAACTATTGTAAGCTATTACTCTATAAGTATTTATATATTAGTTAAATATCGTCTGAAAAATTTTATTTGGATGACAAGTAATCACCTTCTCGTCCAATAACACGATTACTAATACAAATCAGGGATAGGAGATTATCTTGAAATGAGCAGATATTTAACTTAATATTACTATAGCCAACCTCCTTATGGGCTGCACTTTTCACTACCTCCCCTCTTTCCAGCCCCCTTCTATTCATGTCCGTATTAAATTTGAGACAAAGGGCTGCCAGTTTTCCCGATTTCTATTAGCATTCATGTGTTATCTCGCTACTATGCTTCCCCTATGGGCACAAGATATTACATTCGAGAACGTCACCTTGCCGCCAGGTTCGGATCCGCACGATATGTTCGATATTCGCCAAGATCCGCAGGGATATTTGTGGGTGGCTACCACTATGGGCTTGATGCGCTACAATGGGTATAACTGGTCCACTTACCAGCACGATCCGAAAAATACCCATTCGCTAATCAACGACAACGTTAAAACAGTCTGTCCCACCCGTGACGGGCTAGTCTGGGTGGGTACCTGGGGGATGGGGCTGGATTGCCTAGATCCGGAAACAGGAAAGGTCACTCACCACCAGCTGGTCAACCGTAAAGACTATAATTATGGGGAGAACCATATCGCTTGCATACTCGAAGATCGGAAGGGTAATCTTTGGGTAGGCGCTAAAAGTGGACTCTATCGCCGCGATGCAAAGACAGGACGCTTTGTTCACTATGCCTCCAGAGCCCAGGATTCCACCAGCCTGAGTCACCCTCAGGTAAATGTCATCTATGAAGACCAAGAGGGTACGCTTTGGATTGGGACCGGTGATCCAGAGGCTAACCAACCCCTGGGAGGTGGATTGAATAAATTAGACCCGCAAACGGGCCGCTTCACTCGTTATCTCCACCAGCCAACCAATGTCCACAGTCTAGTTGATAACCGGATATTGGCCCTTTTTGAAGATAGCCGGGGTACGTTTTGGGTGGGTACGGCTGGGAATGGCTTGCACACGATGGACCGGAAGAAAGGTCAATTTACGCGTTTCCCCTACCAAGAAAATCATCCTGAGAAACTGAGTCGTCCCTACTCCAAATTGAAAGAGATAAGGGAAACAAGTTTTAATGGCTTTGGCATTCGTTTTATTGTGGAGGATCCTACTGGAGCCATCTGGATCGGCACCTATGATGGTGGAGCCAATCGCTTCGAACCGACCTCGGGTCGGGTAACGCATTTTGAAACCCCCGCCGACGGATTACCTGATTACAATCTTCTATCGGCCTACCGTACCCGGGAGGGCGTTCTCTGGATGGGCACCCTCCTTGGACATCTGATTAAGGTGGTAACGCGGCCCAAACTCATCACCCGGGTAAATACATCTTCGGGCGTACATATTTTCCGGGAGGATTCGGCGGGCACACTTTGGATGGGGACCATTAGTGGCTTGATTGCCCGCGAACCTGTGTCAACCTCTAGCCGGGCTTGGCTTAGACAGATCTCGGAGCAAACCAGTC
Proteins encoded in this region:
- a CDS encoding DDE-type integrase/transposase/recombinase; the protein is MVIPEGSWATGVAETLEAVHCKQALVMALPHLNRREGMQLIHHSDRGLQYCSREYIQVLESYDIQISMTQNGDPLENPIAERINGILKQEYLGHQKSILSFKRSGCWSKRYFSTTTSDPISSCDMLAPDQAHHQPMQLKRRWRNYYNKKYLATLTSNVKQEEPIMVNLSKD
- a CDS encoding helix-turn-helix domain-containing protein, coding for MEQLSQLRMQNQKLTMRQMVEEIHRGLFNIEQAAIKFEVNRKTVKHWLDKVEQEALAQKESSEFPLKRPSRKKKTPPVSLEQASAQLLELQTIVHSLERELDAANFKALYYSTLVKVAEQELGIAIEKKSVTKRSDSCS